One stretch of Janibacter limosus DNA includes these proteins:
- a CDS encoding YebC/PmpR family DNA-binding transcriptional regulator: MSGHSKWATTKHKKAAIDAKRGKLFAKLIKYIEVAARTGGGDLSGNPTLYDAVQKAKKSSVPNDNIDRAIKRGSGAEAGGSNWENITYEGYAPGGVAILIECLTDNKNRAATEVRTALSRNGGNLADPNSVAYLFNRKGIVMVPKAEQSEDDLLEIVLEAGAEEINDFGESWQIVSEATDFVAVRTALQEAGVDYDSAEASFLPSMQVPLDADGAKKLMRVVDALEDSDDVQDVFSNGDISDEVMAQLEAEDE, from the coding sequence GTGTCCGGCCACTCCAAATGGGCAACCACGAAGCACAAGAAGGCGGCGATCGACGCCAAGCGTGGCAAGCTCTTCGCCAAGCTCATCAAGTACATCGAGGTGGCCGCCCGCACGGGCGGCGGAGACCTCTCCGGCAACCCCACGCTCTACGACGCCGTGCAGAAGGCGAAGAAGAGCTCGGTCCCCAACGACAACATCGACCGCGCCATCAAGCGGGGCTCCGGTGCCGAGGCGGGCGGCTCCAACTGGGAGAACATCACCTACGAGGGTTACGCCCCCGGCGGCGTGGCGATCCTCATCGAGTGCCTCACGGACAACAAGAACCGCGCGGCCACCGAGGTGCGTACCGCGCTGTCGCGCAACGGCGGCAACCTGGCCGACCCCAACTCGGTCGCCTACCTCTTCAACCGCAAGGGCATCGTCATGGTGCCCAAGGCGGAGCAGAGCGAGGACGACCTGCTGGAGATCGTGCTCGAGGCCGGTGCCGAGGAGATCAACGACTTCGGCGAGTCCTGGCAGATCGTGTCCGAGGCGACCGACTTCGTCGCGGTGCGGACCGCGCTGCAGGAGGCCGGCGTCGACTACGACTCCGCCGAGGCCTCATTCCTGCCGAGCATGCAGGTGCCCCTCGATGCAGACGGCGCCAAGAAGCTCATGCGGGTCGTCGACGCGCTCGAGGACAGCGACGACGTCCAGGACGTCTTCTCCAACGGAGACATCTCCGACGAGGTCATGGCCCAGCTCGAGGCCGAGGACGAGTGA
- the ruvB gene encoding Holliday junction branch migration DNA helicase RuvB: MSGFSSEIRVADEDPREGDGSFDATARIVDAGGTDDDGTVEAALRPRRLSEFPGQPKVRDQLGLVLEAARRRGSPPDHVLLSGPPGLGKTTLAMIVAAELEQPIRVTSGPAIQHAGDLASVLSSLVEGEVLFLDEIHRMSRPAEEMLYLAMEDFRVDVIVGKGPGATAIPLELPPFTVVGATTRAGLLPAPLRDRFGFTGHLDFYEVADLERILQRSARLLSVPADADALAEIALRSRGTPRVANRLLRRVRDWAQVHGSGHVDLTAAQSALSLFDVDEVGLDRLDRAVLEAMCRRFGGGPVGLSTLAVAVGEETDTVETVAEPYLVRQGYIVRSPRGRLATPMAWQHLGLTPPPGAQPPLQLPEASDGGRFG; this comes from the coding sequence GTGAGCGGCTTCAGCTCCGAGATCCGCGTTGCCGACGAGGACCCCCGCGAGGGCGACGGGTCCTTCGACGCGACGGCCCGCATCGTCGACGCCGGCGGCACCGACGACGACGGGACCGTCGAGGCGGCCCTGCGACCGCGCCGCCTGTCGGAGTTCCCCGGCCAGCCCAAGGTCCGCGACCAGCTGGGTCTGGTCCTCGAGGCAGCCCGACGCCGTGGCTCACCGCCCGACCACGTCCTGCTCTCGGGCCCACCCGGGCTGGGCAAGACGACCTTGGCGATGATCGTCGCGGCCGAGCTCGAGCAGCCCATCCGGGTGACCTCCGGGCCGGCCATCCAGCATGCCGGTGACCTGGCCTCGGTCCTGTCCTCGCTCGTCGAGGGCGAGGTCCTCTTCCTCGACGAGATCCACCGCATGTCCCGGCCGGCGGAGGAGATGCTCTACCTCGCGATGGAGGACTTCCGGGTCGACGTCATCGTGGGCAAGGGACCGGGTGCGACCGCCATCCCGCTGGAGCTACCCCCCTTCACCGTCGTCGGCGCCACCACCCGGGCCGGCCTGCTGCCGGCGCCGCTGCGCGACCGCTTCGGCTTCACCGGGCACCTCGACTTCTACGAGGTCGCCGATCTGGAGCGGATCCTGCAGCGCAGCGCCCGTCTGCTGTCCGTGCCGGCCGACGCGGACGCGCTGGCCGAGATCGCCCTGCGCTCACGGGGCACCCCACGCGTCGCCAACCGACTGCTGCGACGGGTGCGCGACTGGGCGCAGGTGCACGGGTCCGGCCACGTCGACCTGACGGCCGCCCAGTCGGCGCTGAGCCTCTTCGACGTCGACGAGGTCGGGCTGGACCGCCTGGACCGCGCCGTCCTCGAGGCCATGTGCCGCAGGTTCGGCGGGGGACCGGTGGGGCTGTCGACCCTGGCGGTGGCCGTCGGGGAGGAGACCGACACCGTCGAGACGGTCGCCGAGCCCTACCTGGTGCGGCAGGGCTACATCGTGCGCAGCCCGCGTGGCCGGCTGGCCACGCCCATGGCGTGGCAGCACCTCGGCCTCACCCCGCCCCCGGGGGCCCAACCGCCCCTTCAGCTGCCCGAGGCGTCCGACGGCGGCCGTTTCGGCTGA
- a CDS encoding aminotransferase class I/II-fold pyridoxal phosphate-dependent enzyme, with the protein MTTDAAAISGGTAAEIADSVRGLVERGHLSPGDALPPVRALAEQLGVNRNTAVAAYRVLARSGVVVSQGRAGTRVARRSRVPQEGFADAGSLRDVGTGNPDPHLIPDLGPALAAAAGRHVLYGEPTIDRDLLAWAREWMAPDVPADAEQLRLTLTSGAVDAVERLLAQALQRDDTVALEDPCFLASIHLAQLGGYRAVPVPVDAEGMTVDGLRDALAQGVRAVVCTPRAQNPTGASLSARRAAALREVMSAHPYVLVVQDDYYSYLSRQPFHSIVGPEHQRWALVRSVSKFAGPDMCLAVTACDADTASRLEMRLSPGTTWVSHLLQRITHSVMTDEAALGLIDQAGAHYAKRNAGFAALLTEQGLPTVAGDGMSLWVGLPVSARAVAERMTRRGWLVRTGDDFRLEQTEEPSRHLRLTVHDLGDEDAATLVADLVEAVHEAG; encoded by the coding sequence GTGACTACCGATGCAGCTGCGATCTCCGGCGGGACGGCCGCCGAGATCGCCGACAGCGTGCGCGGGCTCGTCGAGCGCGGCCACCTCTCCCCCGGTGACGCCCTCCCACCGGTCCGGGCGCTGGCCGAGCAGCTCGGGGTCAACCGCAACACGGCGGTCGCCGCGTATCGCGTACTGGCCCGCTCCGGAGTCGTCGTCTCGCAAGGGCGGGCCGGCACCCGGGTCGCTCGACGCTCACGGGTCCCGCAGGAAGGGTTCGCCGACGCCGGCTCGCTGCGTGACGTCGGCACGGGCAATCCCGACCCGCACCTGATCCCGGATCTGGGGCCCGCGCTGGCCGCCGCCGCGGGACGGCACGTGCTCTACGGCGAGCCGACGATCGACCGCGACCTGCTGGCTTGGGCGCGCGAGTGGATGGCGCCCGACGTGCCGGCCGACGCGGAGCAGCTGCGCCTCACCCTCACCAGCGGCGCCGTCGACGCCGTCGAGCGGCTCCTCGCGCAGGCCCTGCAGCGCGACGACACGGTCGCCCTCGAGGACCCGTGCTTCCTCGCGAGCATCCATCTCGCCCAGCTGGGCGGCTATCGCGCGGTGCCGGTCCCGGTCGACGCCGAGGGGATGACGGTCGACGGCCTGCGCGACGCCCTCGCCCAGGGAGTGCGCGCGGTGGTGTGCACCCCTCGCGCGCAGAACCCCACCGGCGCGTCACTGAGCGCCCGCCGAGCCGCGGCCCTGCGCGAGGTGATGTCAGCGCACCCCTACGTGCTCGTCGTCCAGGACGACTACTACTCGTACCTCTCGCGGCAGCCCTTCCACTCGATCGTCGGACCCGAGCACCAGCGCTGGGCACTCGTGCGCTCGGTCTCGAAGTTCGCCGGCCCCGACATGTGCCTCGCCGTGACGGCGTGCGACGCCGACACGGCCTCCCGGCTGGAGATGCGCCTGAGCCCCGGCACGACGTGGGTGAGCCACCTGCTGCAGCGGATCACGCACTCGGTCATGACCGACGAGGCCGCGCTGGGCCTGATCGACCAGGCGGGTGCGCACTATGCCAAGCGCAACGCCGGCTTCGCGGCGCTGCTCACCGAGCAGGGACTCCCCACGGTCGCCGGCGACGGGATGAGCCTGTGGGTCGGCCTGCCGGTGTCGGCCCGGGCGGTCGCCGAGCGGATGACGCGTCGGGGGTGGCTCGTGCGCACCGGTGACGACTTCCGGCTGGAGCAGACCGAGGAGCCCTCGCGCCACCTGAGGCTCACCGTGCACGACCTCGGTGACGAGGACGCGGCCACGCTGGTCGCGGACCTCGTCGAGGCCGTGCACGAGGCCGGCTGA
- the yajC gene encoding preprotein translocase subunit YajC yields MNQGSQTASLLLLLLPLVLIGFMLWSARRRQRTMAEFSASLQVGDEVFTTSGILGRIIELDDDRARLEVAPGTVLTFDRRAIGMKAEGPAAASTTEQGGQD; encoded by the coding sequence ATGAATCAAGGCTCGCAGACCGCCAGCCTGCTCCTGCTGCTCCTCCCGCTCGTGCTCATCGGCTTCATGCTCTGGTCGGCACGTCGGCGGCAGCGCACGATGGCCGAGTTCTCGGCCTCCCTGCAGGTCGGAGACGAGGTCTTCACGACCTCCGGCATCCTCGGACGGATCATCGAGCTCGACGATGACCGAGCGCGTCTGGAGGTGGCTCCGGGCACCGTGCTGACCTTCGACCGTCGAGCCATCGGCATGAAGGCCGAGGGCCCGGCTGCGGCATCCACCACCGAGCAGGGCGGACAGGACTGA
- the pdxT gene encoding pyridoxal 5'-phosphate synthase glutaminase subunit PdxT: protein MTTPVIGVLAVQGDVREHRAALESAGASSVAVRRPEELATVEALVIPGGESTTIDKLTRIFGLRDPLRSRIADGMPVYGSCAGMILLADRILDGHRDQQTLGGLDITVRRNAFGRQVDSYETDLEVAGVAGGPVRAVFIRAPWVEACGPDVEVLASVETEGGPRPVVVRQGRLLATSFHPEVTGDHRVHGFFVDMVRGTTA, encoded by the coding sequence GTGACGACACCCGTCATCGGCGTCCTCGCGGTCCAGGGCGACGTCCGGGAGCACCGGGCAGCCCTGGAGTCCGCGGGCGCGTCGTCGGTGGCCGTGCGTCGCCCGGAGGAGCTGGCCACTGTGGAGGCCCTCGTCATTCCAGGAGGCGAGTCGACCACCATCGACAAGCTGACGCGCATCTTCGGGCTGCGGGACCCCCTTCGCTCCCGCATCGCCGACGGCATGCCGGTCTACGGCAGCTGCGCCGGGATGATCCTGCTCGCCGACCGGATCCTCGACGGCCACCGCGACCAGCAGACCCTCGGTGGCCTCGACATCACGGTGCGCCGCAACGCCTTCGGCCGGCAGGTCGACTCCTACGAGACCGACCTCGAGGTGGCCGGCGTGGCCGGGGGGCCGGTGCGGGCCGTCTTCATCCGCGCCCCCTGGGTGGAGGCCTGCGGCCCCGACGTCGAGGTCCTCGCGAGCGTCGAGACCGAAGGGGGGCCCCGACCGGTCGTCGTCCGCCAGGGGCGCCTGCTGGCGACGAGCTTCCACCCCGAGGTGACGGGGGACCACAGGGTGCACGGGTTCTTCGTCGACATGGTGCGAGGGACGACCGCGTAA
- the ruvC gene encoding crossover junction endodeoxyribonuclease RuvC, giving the protein MRVLGVDPGLTRCGLGVVEGEARALRMVAVGVVRTSAERDTGDRLAYVQDELDAWLDRFTPDVIALERVYAAEHVPTVMTTAQVSGLVLLAGARRGLPVVLHTPTEVKAAVTGSGRADKAQITTMVTRILSLTEAPKPADAADALALAICHQWRGAGNTRRALAAASERARLRSVAGA; this is encoded by the coding sequence GTGCGAGTGCTGGGCGTGGACCCCGGGCTGACCCGCTGCGGACTCGGCGTCGTCGAAGGGGAGGCCCGCGCCCTGCGCATGGTGGCCGTCGGCGTCGTACGCACCTCCGCGGAGCGTGACACCGGCGATCGCCTCGCCTACGTGCAGGACGAGCTCGACGCCTGGCTCGACCGCTTCACCCCTGATGTCATCGCCCTGGAGCGGGTCTACGCCGCCGAGCACGTCCCCACCGTCATGACGACCGCCCAGGTCAGCGGGCTGGTGCTCCTCGCCGGCGCCCGACGCGGACTGCCGGTCGTCCTGCACACCCCCACCGAGGTCAAGGCAGCCGTCACCGGCTCCGGCCGAGCAGACAAGGCCCAGATCACGACCATGGTCACCCGCATCCTCTCCCTCACCGAGGCCCCCAAGCCGGCCGACGCCGCCGACGCGCTGGCCCTGGCGATCTGCCACCAGTGGCGGGGCGCGGGCAACACCCGTCGGGCCCTGGCCGCGGCGAGCGAGCGGGCCCGCCTGCGATCGGTGGCCGGAGCATGA
- a CDS encoding glycosyltransferase family 4 protein, with product MRIGLVSPYSFDVPGGVQFHIRDLAEYLISHGHEASVLAPADEGTELPPYVVPAGRAVPIRYNGSTARLLFGPVAAAKVGRWLEEGDFDVVHIHEPLAPSLSLLALWAATSPVVTTFHTSNVRSRVMQATYPLLRPSLEKIRGRIAVSEDARRTVTTHIGGDAVVIPNGVDTAAFARAARDPRWVGGPDRPTLVFLGRIDEPRKGLPVLAAAMPAILDAVPGARLLVVGPGSTEAARARLPERVRAATEFLGALSDEDKASTLASADLYVAPHTGGESFGIVLVEAMAAGAPVLASDLAAFQRVLDGGRTGMAGALFANGHPEDLAARAVELLSDPARLQVLADLGRQRARTFDWQVVAKEIIAVYETVADAGPHHRAVTHLRPGIERRAGGTA from the coding sequence ATGAGGATCGGCCTCGTCAGTCCCTACTCCTTCGACGTGCCGGGCGGCGTCCAGTTCCACATCCGGGACCTCGCCGAGTACCTCATCAGCCACGGCCACGAGGCATCGGTCCTCGCCCCTGCCGACGAGGGCACCGAGCTGCCGCCCTACGTCGTGCCGGCCGGCCGGGCCGTCCCGATCCGCTACAACGGCTCCACCGCCCGCCTGCTCTTCGGTCCGGTGGCGGCGGCCAAGGTCGGCCGATGGCTGGAGGAGGGCGACTTCGACGTCGTCCACATCCACGAGCCGCTGGCGCCCAGCCTGTCGCTGCTCGCGCTGTGGGCCGCGACCAGCCCGGTGGTCACGACCTTCCACACCTCCAACGTCCGCTCCCGGGTCATGCAGGCCACCTACCCGCTGCTGCGCCCCTCCCTGGAGAAGATCCGTGGTCGCATCGCCGTCTCCGAGGACGCGCGGCGCACCGTCACGACTCACATCGGCGGCGACGCGGTCGTCATCCCCAACGGCGTCGACACGGCGGCCTTCGCCCGCGCCGCCCGGGACCCCCGCTGGGTCGGCGGTCCCGACCGGCCCACCCTCGTCTTCCTCGGCCGCATCGACGAGCCACGCAAGGGCCTCCCGGTGCTGGCCGCCGCCATGCCGGCCATCCTCGACGCCGTGCCGGGAGCCCGCCTGCTCGTGGTCGGACCCGGCAGCACGGAGGCGGCCCGGGCCAGGCTCCCCGAGCGGGTGCGGGCCGCCACCGAGTTCCTCGGCGCGCTGTCCGACGAGGACAAGGCCTCGACGTTGGCGTCCGCCGACCTCTACGTCGCGCCGCACACGGGAGGGGAGAGCTTCGGCATCGTGCTGGTCGAGGCGATGGCCGCCGGTGCGCCGGTCCTCGCCAGTGACCTCGCGGCCTTCCAGCGGGTTCTCGACGGTGGGCGCACCGGCATGGCCGGCGCGCTCTTCGCCAACGGCCACCCCGAGGACCTCGCCGCCCGTGCCGTCGAGCTGCTGAGCGACCCGGCCCGCCTGCAGGTACTCGCTGATCTCGGCCGTCAGCGTGCCCGGACCTTCGACTGGCAGGTCGTGGCCAAGGAGATCATCGCGGTCTACGAGACGGTCGCCGACGCCGGACCCCACCACCGCGCGGTCACCCACCTGCGACCCGGGATCGAGCGTCGCGCCGGAGGGACCGCATGA
- the ruvA gene encoding Holliday junction branch migration protein RuvA: MIASVTGTAQHVGLDRVVVDVHGIGLLVHTPPSVAASCRTGSPVALSTSMVVREDSLTIYGFATAGERDTFELAQTVSGVGPRVALAILSVLSPDELSAAVAAEDIATLTKVPGIGKKGAERIALELRDKLPRVPGAATATGTAVTAGAWQEHVTDALVGLGYSTKQSSDAVAKVADEHGSGDVSSALRAALQVLAR, from the coding sequence ATGATCGCGTCCGTCACGGGTACCGCCCAGCACGTCGGTCTCGACCGCGTCGTCGTCGACGTGCACGGGATCGGGCTGCTCGTGCACACACCACCGTCGGTGGCGGCCAGCTGCCGCACCGGCTCACCCGTGGCCCTGTCGACGAGCATGGTCGTGCGCGAGGACTCGCTGACGATCTACGGCTTCGCCACGGCGGGGGAGCGGGACACCTTCGAGCTGGCCCAGACCGTCAGCGGGGTCGGGCCTCGGGTTGCGCTGGCCATCCTGTCGGTCCTCAGCCCGGACGAGCTGTCCGCAGCCGTCGCCGCAGAGGACATCGCCACCCTCACCAAGGTCCCCGGCATCGGCAAGAAGGGCGCCGAGCGGATCGCGCTCGAGCTGCGGGACAAGCTGCCCCGGGTCCCCGGGGCCGCGACGGCGACCGGCACCGCGGTCACGGCCGGCGCGTGGCAGGAGCATGTGACCGATGCCCTGGTCGGTCTGGGCTACTCCACCAAGCAGTCCAGTGACGCGGTGGCCAAGGTCGCCGACGAGCACGGCAGCGGGGATGTCTCCAGCGCCCTGCGCGCCGCCCTGCAGGTGCTGGCCCGGTGA
- the pdxS gene encoding pyridoxal 5'-phosphate synthase lyase subunit PdxS encodes MGSDTTTGTARVKRGMAEMLKGGVIMDVVTPEQAKIAEDAGAVAVMALERVPADIRAQGGVSRMSDPDMIDGIIEAVSIPVMAKARIGHFVEAQILQALGVDYIDESEVLTPADYANHIDKWNYTVPFVCGATNLGEALRRITEGAAMIRSKGEAGTGDVSNATTHMRQIRQQIARLSTMAEDELYVAAKELQAPYELVKEVAANGKLPVVLFTAGGIATPADAAMMMQLGAEGVFVGSGIFKSGNPVERAEAIVKATTFFDDPDALAKISRGLGEAMVGINVDEIPEPHRLAERGW; translated from the coding sequence ATGGGTAGCGACACGACGACCGGGACCGCGCGGGTCAAGCGCGGCATGGCCGAGATGCTCAAGGGCGGCGTCATCATGGACGTCGTCACGCCGGAGCAGGCCAAGATCGCCGAGGACGCCGGTGCCGTGGCCGTCATGGCCCTCGAGCGCGTCCCCGCCGACATCCGGGCCCAGGGTGGCGTCTCCCGGATGAGCGACCCCGACATGATCGACGGCATCATCGAGGCCGTCTCGATCCCCGTGATGGCCAAGGCGCGCATCGGCCACTTCGTCGAGGCGCAGATCCTGCAAGCACTCGGTGTCGACTACATCGACGAGTCCGAGGTCCTCACGCCGGCCGACTACGCCAACCACATCGACAAGTGGAACTACACGGTCCCCTTCGTCTGCGGTGCGACCAACCTGGGCGAGGCGCTGCGCCGCATCACCGAGGGCGCGGCCATGATCCGCAGCAAGGGGGAGGCCGGCACCGGTGACGTCTCCAACGCGACCACGCACATGCGTCAGATCCGTCAGCAGATCGCCCGCCTGAGCACGATGGCCGAGGACGAGCTCTATGTCGCGGCCAAGGAGCTGCAGGCCCCCTACGAGCTCGTCAAGGAGGTCGCTGCCAACGGCAAGCTGCCCGTCGTGCTCTTCACCGCTGGCGGCATCGCCACCCCCGCGGACGCCGCCATGATGATGCAGCTCGGCGCCGAGGGCGTCTTCGTCGGCTCCGGCATCTTCAAGTCCGGCAACCCCGTAGAGCGCGCCGAGGCGATCGTCAAGGCGACCACCTTCTTCGACGACCCGGACGCCCTGGCCAAGATCTCCCGCGGTCTCGGCGAGGCGATGGTCGGCATCAACGTCGACGAGATCCCCGAGCCGCACCGGCTGGCCGAGCGCGGCTGGTGA